From Bacteroidales bacterium, the proteins below share one genomic window:
- a CDS encoding cupin domain-containing protein gives MENTFIRKGEVINFDSLISYTENGVVSKQILKNKKGNVTLFSFDKGQGLNEHSAPFDAMVQIIDGKAEITIGGKPIMVHKGESIIMPANVLHKQQAVEPFKMLLTMIKE, from the coding sequence ATGGAAAATACATTTATCCGCAAAGGAGAAGTCATTAATTTCGATTCTTTGATCTCATATACGGAGAACGGTGTTGTAAGTAAACAAATCCTGAAAAATAAAAAGGGCAATGTTACTTTGTTCTCATTTGATAAAGGACAGGGACTAAACGAACACTCAGCACCTTTCGATGCCATGGTACAAATTATCGATGGTAAGGCAGAGATCACTATAGGTGGAAAACCGATCATGGTTCACAAAGGAGAAAGCATCATTATGCCTGCCAATGTGCTGCATAAACAGCAAGCCGTTGAGCCTTTCAAAATGTTATTGACGATGATAAAAGAGTAA
- the hcp gene encoding hydroxylamine reductase → MNETMFCFQCQETAKGTGCTIKGVCGKDSSTAGMMDLLLFVLRGISIVSDQFRENNIPVDKKVNEFVVDSLFSTITNANFDGKSIAGRVRNGLEIKKQLVSQAKEAGITLPRADEISWSGEPDEYAEKARTVGVLRERNEDIRSLKELVIYGLKGMSAYTEHAMHLGFDDETIHQFIQKALSDITIGQLDANRLTGLVLETGEHGVKAMALLDKANTNRYGNPEITEVNIGVRNNPAILISGHDLGDMEELLKQTEGTGVDVYTHSEMLPANYYPAFKKYKHFAGNYGNAWWRQREEFETFNGPILFTTNCIVPPSPTAGYKDRMYTTNSAGYPGCIHIVADKNGHKDFSPIIELAKKCKPPVEIEQGSIIGGFAHHQVFQLADKVVDAVKSGAIRKFVVMAGCDGRMKSREYYTDFAKELPKDTVILTAGCAKYRYNKLLLGDIGGIPRVLDAGQCNDSYSLAVIAIKLKEIFGLDDINDLPIVYNIAWYEQKAVIVLLALLSLGVKNIHLGPTLPAFLSPNVTKVLVEKFNIGTIATVEEDEKELVG, encoded by the coding sequence ATGAATGAAACGATGTTTTGTTTCCAATGTCAGGAAACAGCTAAAGGAACAGGTTGCACTATCAAAGGCGTGTGCGGCAAAGACAGCTCTACGGCAGGAATGATGGATTTATTGCTGTTTGTATTGCGGGGGATCTCTATTGTCTCTGATCAGTTCCGTGAAAATAATATTCCTGTGGATAAGAAGGTGAATGAGTTTGTGGTCGATTCCCTGTTTTCAACCATTACCAATGCCAATTTCGATGGAAAAAGCATTGCCGGAAGAGTCAGGAACGGTTTGGAGATCAAAAAACAGCTGGTCAGCCAGGCAAAAGAGGCCGGAATTACATTGCCCAGGGCGGATGAAATATCATGGTCAGGTGAACCGGATGAATATGCTGAAAAAGCAAGAACGGTGGGCGTATTGCGTGAAAGGAACGAGGATATCCGTTCGCTGAAAGAATTGGTCATTTACGGATTAAAAGGGATGTCTGCCTACACCGAGCATGCCATGCATCTTGGTTTTGACGACGAAACCATTCATCAGTTCATACAAAAAGCCCTGTCGGATATTACTATCGGGCAGCTCGATGCGAACAGGCTGACAGGATTGGTGCTTGAAACCGGCGAACATGGGGTAAAGGCAATGGCATTGCTTGATAAAGCGAATACAAACCGTTACGGTAACCCGGAAATTACCGAGGTGAATATCGGTGTGCGTAATAATCCTGCCATATTGATCAGCGGGCACGACCTTGGTGATATGGAGGAATTGCTGAAACAAACGGAAGGAACAGGCGTGGATGTTTATACACACAGTGAAATGCTTCCTGCCAATTATTACCCGGCTTTTAAAAAATACAAACATTTTGCGGGCAATTATGGAAATGCCTGGTGGCGTCAGCGGGAAGAGTTCGAAACATTCAATGGACCGATATTGTTTACCACCAACTGTATCGTACCTCCATCACCGACAGCAGGTTATAAAGACAGGATGTACACTACCAATTCGGCGGGATATCCCGGTTGCATCCATATCGTTGCTGACAAAAACGGACATAAGGACTTTTCGCCAATCATTGAACTGGCAAAGAAATGTAAGCCGCCTGTTGAAATAGAACAGGGAAGCATCATTGGTGGATTTGCCCATCACCAGGTATTCCAGCTGGCGGATAAAGTGGTGGATGCCGTAAAAAGCGGAGCCATCAGAAAATTCGTCGTTATGGCGGGATGTGATGGCCGGATGAAGAGTCGCGAATATTATACCGATTTTGCGAAGGAATTACCGAAAGATACGGTAATACTGACTGCAGGATGTGCCAAGTACCGGTATAACAAACTGCTGCTGGGCGATATCGGCGGAATTCCGAGGGTACTCGATGCCGGACAATGCAATGATAGTTATTCTCTGGCCGTAATTGCCATAAAGCTGAAAGAAATATTCGGTCTGGATGACATCAATGATTTACCTATCGTGTACAATATCGCATGGTACGAACAAAAGGCAGTGATCGTATTACTGGCATTATTGAGCCTGGGTGTGAAAAATATTCACCTTGGCCCCACATTGCCAGCATTCCTGTCTCCTAACGTTACGAAAGTGCTGGTTGAAAAATTCAATATCGGTACGATTGCCACAGTAGAGGAGGATGAAAAAGAACTGGTAGGATAA